A region of Paenibacillus sp. 37 DNA encodes the following proteins:
- a CDS encoding SDR family NAD(P)-dependent oxidoreductase, translating into MSTTYTHTAVITGAAGGIGKELARRLAERKINLVLVDLNEEAIQQTITDLNLDKEHVIAVKANVSQEADVKNYVQKALDAFGRIDYFANNAGIEGPTGLIEDLSVEALDTVYNVNIRGVFLGLQNVIPVMKKQKSGAILNTSSLAGLMGAPAVSPYIMSKHAVVGLTRTAANELAPYNIRVNAVLPGTINTRMMRQIEANSGNVEDYQSATVSAIPMGRYGEPEEVAAVMNFLLSEEASYVTASLYTVDGGMMGQ; encoded by the coding sequence ATGAGTACAACGTATACACATACAGCCGTAATTACAGGAGCAGCCGGAGGCATTGGTAAAGAATTGGCACGCCGCCTTGCAGAGCGCAAAATCAACTTGGTTCTGGTGGACCTGAATGAAGAAGCCATCCAACAGACGATTACTGATCTGAACCTCGACAAAGAGCACGTCATCGCCGTAAAAGCAAACGTATCCCAGGAAGCAGACGTGAAAAACTATGTGCAAAAAGCACTGGATGCATTTGGCCGAATCGATTATTTTGCCAACAATGCCGGAATTGAAGGTCCAACAGGGCTGATCGAAGACCTGAGTGTTGAAGCACTCGACACTGTATATAACGTCAACATTCGTGGCGTATTCCTGGGTCTGCAAAATGTCATTCCAGTGATGAAAAAACAAAAATCCGGTGCGATTCTAAATACCTCTTCCCTTGCGGGTCTGATGGGCGCACCTGCCGTATCTCCATATATTATGTCCAAACATGCCGTAGTTGGTCTCACGCGTACCGCTGCAAATGAATTGGCACCTTACAATATCCGGGTTAACGCTGTATTGCCAGGCACAATCAACACACGTATGATGCGCCAAATCGAAGCCAATTCCGGCAACGTGGAAGATTATCAATCTGCTACGGTATCTGCCATTCCAATGGGCCGTTACGGTGAACCGGAAGAAGTCGCTGCGGTGATGAACTTCCTGTTGTCCGAAGAAGCATCCTATGTAACAGCTTCCCTCTACACTGTAGATGGCGGTATGATGGGTCAATAA
- a CDS encoding helix-turn-helix domain-containing protein, whose translation MKIGQLIQYVRKSKNLTQTELAEGIMISRPYLAKIENDRHQISSEKLSMILEFCNVNYDEFLFMLNDYKLSPKMAAYKDVFDTYQSDNKNELAISKTHIYQTYEESKDIFYKHLFILCECIELDFNKEKIPINHCKEIADYLISVENWCYYELVLFNNFLFVFPESTAMHLSKNLIKRSLMYKDLKSDNKILSSLLFNLIQLSINIEDFIHTDALLDTAKNVFNDRTNFFEQTMINFYLGIRMITSNNFNEGEQHCRNSLKVFEVLKQDEMYNRYSAQLNNALFRYSNPTKSI comes from the coding sequence ATGAAAATCGGCCAACTTATCCAATATGTTCGTAAAAGTAAAAACCTTACACAGACTGAGTTAGCAGAGGGTATCATGATTTCAAGACCATATCTGGCCAAAATTGAAAATGACCGGCATCAAATTTCTTCTGAAAAACTTTCAATGATTCTTGAATTTTGCAATGTTAATTATGACGAGTTCCTTTTCATGCTTAATGACTATAAGTTAAGCCCTAAAATGGCTGCATATAAAGATGTTTTTGATACATATCAATCGGATAATAAGAATGAACTAGCTATCTCAAAAACACATATATATCAAACCTACGAAGAATCTAAGGATATCTTTTATAAACATCTATTTATTCTATGTGAGTGTATAGAATTAGACTTTAACAAAGAAAAAATTCCAATCAATCACTGTAAAGAAATTGCAGATTATTTAATTAGCGTTGAAAATTGGTGTTATTACGAATTAGTACTTTTCAATAACTTTTTATTTGTTTTTCCTGAATCCACTGCTATGCATTTATCTAAGAATTTGATCAAACGTTCTTTAATGTACAAAGATTTAAAGTCTGATAATAAAATTCTGAGTTCTTTATTATTTAACTTAATTCAATTAAGTATTAATATCGAAGACTTTATTCATACCGATGCTTTACTTGATACAGCAAAGAATGTATTCAATGATAGAACTAATTTTTTTGAACAAACCATGATTAACTTTTATTTAGGAATTAGAATGATTACATCAAACAATTTCAATGAGGGTGAACAACATTGCAGAAATAGCTTGAAGGTATTTGAAGTTTTAAAACAAGATGAGATGTATAACAGATATAGTGCTCAACTAAATAACGCTCTATTCAGATACAGCAACCCTACTAAGTCAATCTAA
- a CDS encoding formate/nitrite transporter family protein → MDFVKPAEVLQSMVEAGENKARMNRVQMLIRGFLAGAILAFATTLAYTAVSQTSVGLAGALIFPAGFVIIILLGLELVTGNFAMLPLAVLKRRITWMDMLRNYFWVITGHLLGCAFYALLYGLTITKMGTDMNNPLIQTLIQTSETKTLGYQHLGGAGIVLVIIKAILCNWMVTLGAVMAMTSTSTLGKIIAMWLPITIFFAQGFEHAVVNMFVIPAGMMLGAQVSVADWWLWNQIPVLVGNLIGGAIFTGLGLYAAHHWGNPVKLSSKLAAIQGGRSGLASSDAAPKLGTRS, encoded by the coding sequence ATGGATTTTGTTAAACCTGCAGAAGTGCTGCAATCGATGGTCGAAGCTGGTGAGAACAAAGCCAGAATGAATCGGGTACAGATGCTGATCCGCGGTTTTCTGGCAGGGGCTATCCTCGCCTTTGCAACCACATTGGCATATACCGCTGTATCTCAAACTTCCGTTGGTTTGGCAGGTGCACTGATATTCCCGGCTGGATTTGTCATCATTATTCTGCTGGGTCTCGAATTGGTGACAGGAAACTTTGCGATGCTTCCACTCGCAGTGTTGAAACGCAGAATTACATGGATGGATATGCTCCGAAATTATTTCTGGGTGATCACAGGACATCTGCTCGGATGTGCATTCTATGCTCTGTTATACGGCTTGACCATTACCAAGATGGGTACGGATATGAACAACCCTCTAATTCAAACGCTAATCCAGACCAGTGAAACCAAAACATTGGGATATCAGCACTTGGGCGGGGCTGGCATTGTACTGGTCATCATCAAAGCCATTCTATGTAACTGGATGGTCACACTCGGGGCAGTGATGGCCATGACGTCCACTTCTACACTGGGTAAAATCATAGCGATGTGGCTGCCCATTACGATATTTTTCGCTCAGGGATTTGAGCATGCTGTGGTAAATATGTTTGTCATTCCGGCAGGCATGATGCTCGGCGCACAGGTGAGTGTCGCTGACTGGTGGCTGTGGAATCAGATCCCGGTGTTGGTGGGTAACCTCATTGGCGGAGCTATATTCACAGGCCTCGGTTTATATGCTGCCCACCACTGGGGAAATCCGGTAAAGCTCTCGTCCAAACTGGCAGCCATTCAGGGTGGTCGTTCAGGATTGGCAAGTTCTGATGCTGCTCCGAAATTGGGGACACGATCATGA
- the nirD gene encoding nitrite reductase small subunit NirD, which translates to MNKFRIGHLTDIDEKGARTFLIQDTEIAVFKLSDGSLHAVENRCPHKGGKLSEGMVCGTAVHCPLHDWKIDLRNGKVHEPDEGCLNTYKTEVDGNSGEIFITIAG; encoded by the coding sequence ATGAACAAATTCCGGATTGGACACTTGACGGATATTGATGAAAAGGGTGCACGGACCTTCCTGATACAGGATACCGAAATTGCAGTCTTCAAACTGAGCGACGGAAGTCTGCACGCCGTCGAGAATCGCTGCCCTCACAAGGGCGGCAAGCTGTCGGAAGGCATGGTGTGCGGGACAGCGGTTCATTGTCCTTTGCATGATTGGAAGATTGATCTGCGTAACGGTAAGGTACACGAGCCGGATGAAGGCTGCTTGAATACCTACAAAACAGAAGTGGACGGCAACAGCGGAGAAATCTTCATCACAATTGCGGGTTAA
- the cobA gene encoding uroporphyrinogen-III C-methyltransferase, producing the protein MSRGLVSIVGAGPGDPDLITVKALKRIQSADVIMYDRLVNDQLLAEAREGALRIYCGKAPGLHSMSQEMIGRMLAAHAAEGKQVVRLKGGDPFIFGRGGEEALVLAEAGIAFEIIPGITSAVGTSASSLIPLTHRGIASSFACVTGTGSDGSVSSVRWDLLAHSVDTLVIYMGISQLPQIQHELLHHGKSGHTPAALIERGTTSEERIITGTLAELHSLSLSHQVNNPALIMVGESVLIREQLLQMQQAANASMTG; encoded by the coding sequence ATGAGCCGGGGCCTGGTTAGTATTGTTGGCGCTGGTCCTGGAGACCCGGATCTGATTACGGTAAAAGCCCTGAAACGTATTCAGTCGGCAGATGTCATTATGTATGATCGGCTTGTGAATGATCAATTGCTCGCTGAGGCTCGCGAAGGAGCACTCCGCATCTACTGCGGCAAAGCCCCAGGGCTTCACTCCATGAGTCAGGAGATGATTGGACGGATGCTGGCTGCGCATGCAGCAGAAGGCAAACAAGTTGTACGACTCAAGGGAGGCGATCCGTTTATCTTTGGCCGTGGTGGTGAAGAAGCGCTTGTGCTGGCGGAAGCAGGGATTGCATTTGAGATTATTCCTGGCATCACTTCGGCTGTTGGCACGTCCGCTTCCTCCCTTATTCCGTTAACCCATCGCGGGATCGCTTCATCCTTCGCATGTGTCACGGGAACTGGCAGTGACGGAAGTGTATCATCGGTTCGCTGGGATCTACTCGCTCATAGTGTGGACACACTGGTCATCTACATGGGTATTAGCCAACTGCCCCAGATCCAACATGAATTGCTTCACCATGGGAAAAGTGGACACACCCCTGCGGCTCTAATCGAACGGGGAACCACTTCGGAGGAACGCATTATTACCGGCACACTTGCCGAACTCCACTCCCTCTCCCTGTCACATCAAGTGAATAACCCGGCATTAATTATGGTCGGCGAGTCCGTCCTGATCCGCGAACAACTGCTTCAGATGCAACAGGCCGCTAATGCCTCCATGACCGGATAA
- the nirB gene encoding nitrite reductase large subunit NirB, which yields MSTTKKLVLVGNGMAGIRTIEHILKLAPHAYEITVFGAEPHPNYNRIMLSSVLAGGTSIEDIVINEWSWYEDNGIRVYPGDPVVQIDPKRKEVVSQNGVRATYDELIMATGSQAFILPLPGANKEGVIGFRDIKDCETMMAASQKYRKAAVIGGGLLGLEAARGLLNLGMDVTVIHINGHLMDRNLDLPAGLMLQRELEEQGMKFLLNKHTEEITGKHRVKALRFTDQTVLEADLVVMAVGIRPQIELARNTGLDVNRGVIVDDYMHTSIPGISAVGECAEHRGIAYGLVAPLYEQGMVLAKRLAGAATEGYAGSVTSTKLKVSGVDVFSAGQFKDAADTRSIRIQDDVDGVYKKMVIKDGQLIGAVLFGDTTDGASLFSLIKSGENISGREKEILLGVPSGGSGSGPSVAERMASMPDDEIVCGCNGVTKASIGDAVLNKGCNTLGAIKSCTKASASCGGCKPIIENLLTYYAGDNVGEQTKEGICGCTSYDRDEIVAQIKEMGLKSVKEVMNVLGWNEPEGCSKCRPSLNYYLGMIWPAEYRDERVSKFTNERYHANIQKDGTYSVIPRIYGGVTSPAELIKIATVAEKYDVPMVKFTGGQRLDLLGVQKENLPKIWEELDMPSGFGYGKALRTVKTCVGNTFCRFGTQDSIEMGIRLEKKLDKMVAPAKVKLAVSGCPRNCAEATIKDLGVVAIDGAWEIHVGGNAGVKVRTAELLCTVKTDAEVEEWTYSYLQYYRENAKWNERTAAWIERVGLDHVKEALADRDVRLALIERLEVTLGHTVDPWKEIIEDEKLRKNFTPLSGAEPVTH from the coding sequence ACGAAAAAACTGGTGCTGGTCGGCAATGGCATGGCGGGAATCCGCACAATCGAACATATCCTTAAGCTTGCTCCACACGCTTATGAAATTACAGTCTTCGGCGCAGAGCCGCATCCCAACTACAACCGGATCATGTTATCTTCTGTACTGGCTGGCGGAACATCCATCGAAGATATCGTAATCAATGAGTGGAGCTGGTACGAAGATAACGGCATTCGGGTGTACCCGGGTGACCCGGTCGTTCAGATCGATCCCAAGCGCAAAGAAGTTGTATCTCAAAATGGTGTACGCGCAACCTATGATGAGCTGATTATGGCAACCGGTTCACAAGCGTTCATCCTCCCTCTTCCCGGCGCTAACAAGGAAGGCGTTATCGGATTCCGCGATATTAAAGACTGCGAGACCATGATGGCAGCATCACAAAAGTATCGCAAAGCTGCCGTTATTGGAGGCGGATTGCTAGGACTGGAAGCAGCGCGGGGGCTGCTCAATCTGGGCATGGATGTCACGGTCATCCATATTAACGGTCATCTGATGGACCGGAACCTGGATCTCCCGGCAGGACTGATGCTCCAGCGTGAGCTTGAAGAGCAAGGTATGAAGTTCCTTTTGAACAAACATACCGAAGAAATCACAGGCAAACATCGAGTAAAAGCCCTTCGTTTCACTGATCAAACGGTACTTGAAGCGGATTTGGTTGTCATGGCTGTCGGGATTCGCCCTCAGATTGAACTGGCTCGCAATACCGGCCTCGATGTGAATCGTGGAGTCATTGTAGATGATTATATGCATACCAGCATCCCTGGTATATCTGCCGTCGGCGAATGTGCAGAACACCGCGGTATTGCCTACGGACTGGTTGCTCCATTATATGAACAAGGTATGGTGCTCGCAAAACGCCTGGCTGGTGCGGCAACCGAAGGATACGCAGGTTCGGTCACGTCCACGAAGCTCAAAGTATCTGGTGTGGACGTATTCTCTGCCGGACAATTCAAAGACGCTGCAGACACTCGCAGCATTCGCATTCAGGATGACGTTGATGGTGTGTACAAAAAGATGGTGATTAAGGATGGGCAGCTCATTGGAGCTGTATTGTTTGGGGATACCACGGATGGCGCATCGCTGTTTTCCCTCATTAAGAGTGGAGAGAACATCAGCGGTCGGGAGAAAGAAATTTTGCTCGGTGTACCTTCCGGTGGTTCAGGCTCGGGTCCATCTGTCGCAGAACGCATGGCAAGTATGCCAGATGACGAGATCGTCTGTGGGTGTAACGGTGTTACCAAAGCTTCCATCGGGGACGCTGTTCTGAATAAAGGCTGTAATACACTCGGTGCAATCAAATCCTGTACCAAAGCTTCCGCTTCTTGCGGTGGATGTAAACCGATTATCGAAAACCTGCTCACGTATTATGCCGGTGATAATGTAGGTGAACAGACCAAAGAAGGCATATGTGGCTGCACATCCTATGATCGGGATGAGATTGTTGCACAGATCAAGGAAATGGGACTCAAAAGCGTGAAGGAAGTGATGAACGTTCTCGGTTGGAATGAGCCGGAAGGTTGCTCCAAGTGTCGTCCGTCCCTGAATTATTATCTCGGTATGATCTGGCCGGCTGAATACAGAGATGAGCGTGTATCCAAATTCACCAATGAACGTTATCACGCCAACATTCAGAAGGACGGTACCTACTCCGTTATTCCAAGGATCTATGGTGGTGTTACTTCCCCGGCGGAATTGATCAAAATTGCGACTGTCGCAGAGAAATACGATGTTCCGATGGTGAAGTTCACGGGTGGACAACGACTCGATCTGCTCGGTGTACAAAAGGAGAACCTGCCGAAGATCTGGGAAGAGCTCGATATGCCTTCCGGTTTTGGTTATGGCAAGGCGCTTCGTACAGTGAAGACTTGTGTTGGTAATACATTCTGCCGATTCGGCACACAGGATTCCATTGAGATGGGTATTCGTCTGGAGAAAAAACTCGACAAAATGGTAGCTCCAGCCAAAGTGAAACTCGCTGTCTCCGGATGCCCGCGGAACTGTGCTGAAGCAACCATCAAGGATCTGGGTGTTGTCGCCATCGATGGTGCATGGGAGATTCATGTTGGTGGTAACGCCGGAGTTAAAGTTCGCACAGCTGAGTTGCTCTGTACGGTGAAAACTGATGCGGAAGTGGAAGAGTGGACCTACTCTTACCTGCAATATTATAGAGAGAACGCAAAATGGAATGAGAGAACAGCGGCATGGATTGAACGGGTAGGTCTGGATCATGTGAAGGAAGCATTGGCGGATCGGGATGTACGTCTCGCTCTGATCGAACGCCTGGAAGTTACGCTGGGTCACACGGTTGATCCTTGGAAAGAAATCATTGAAGACGAGAAATTGCGTAAAAACTTCACCCCACTGTCCGGTGCCGAGCCGGTAACTCACTAG
- a CDS encoding TetR/AcrR family transcriptional regulator, protein MLIIEHPQDRRARRTQDAIIAAAVSLILEKGADALTIRDITERADYNRGTFYLHFPGKPELLQFILDDFMQGVGRAYAEPYAQLKEVDMTVLLPSTMPVFEYIEAHQDIFRALITMHSDMGSRLCNMFRTYLTEDFVLVTEDSEWTINYDIMLSYLVSATVGVIMHWAEIGFKYSAHYMGEQLTALINIKPTRLLIEPGQKGRTIHERMLLD, encoded by the coding sequence ATGTTGATTATTGAACATCCTCAGGACCGGAGAGCACGAAGAACACAGGATGCGATCATCGCTGCGGCGGTTTCTTTGATATTGGAGAAGGGAGCGGATGCCCTCACAATCCGGGATATTACGGAGCGGGCGGATTACAACCGTGGAACCTTCTATTTACATTTTCCCGGCAAACCGGAGTTGTTGCAGTTCATTCTGGATGATTTCATGCAGGGAGTGGGGCGAGCATATGCAGAACCATACGCACAGCTTAAGGAAGTGGACATGACTGTGTTGCTGCCATCCACGATGCCTGTATTCGAATATATTGAAGCCCATCAGGATATCTTTCGTGCATTAATAACGATGCATTCGGATATGGGTTCCCGGCTGTGCAATATGTTTAGAACGTATCTAACCGAAGATTTTGTATTGGTGACCGAGGATAGTGAGTGGACGATTAATTACGACATCATGTTAAGTTATCTGGTATCTGCAACTGTAGGCGTAATCATGCATTGGGCGGAGATTGGGTTCAAATATTCTGCGCATTATATGGGAGAGCAACTTACGGCGCTGATTAACATCAAACCGACCCGTCTGCTGATTGAACCAGGGCAGAAGGGTCGGACTATTCACGAGCGTATGCTGTTGGATTAA
- a CDS encoding MFS transporter: MSSFMQFPLNIKFRILSSFFSKTIGTATSPFLILYLTNYLNDVFLGLLLILSISLNFISSIIGGYLSDIFNRKRFITTFQTVQIAMLSILTFELYFLEKNPQEGVLLYCIVISYVLQGMIGGTYKPAYNALIMDSTNKDNRRDIYRFNYWTTNLSLAVGTSIGGWFSSNHLISLYLTSIFILILVTIGFFIIIENDNQIFRKEVRQNNFFVNLFNNYKEALKNKDWVIFLLGSAFIFSVEFSLIYYSNIRLARDFSQFSILGINISGIRMFSVLQLINTILVVFCTFQIGRVVEKWSTKNALLIGVFLYICGYSLISYNLNFYILILCVVIATIGELIFSPNWQAAQIEFIPKDKRGSFSALSALSNVLALLMASGYLLLSGHLTLSIISILIFIIGFVGLILVSLTLVLKNRLE, encoded by the coding sequence ATGAGTTCATTCATGCAATTCCCATTAAATATTAAATTTCGTATACTTAGCTCCTTCTTCTCTAAAACAATCGGAACTGCAACTTCTCCTTTTTTAATTTTATATTTAACTAATTATTTGAACGATGTTTTCTTAGGTCTTCTTCTTATACTCAGTATTTCTTTGAATTTCATATCCAGTATTATCGGTGGTTACCTGTCAGATATTTTTAACAGGAAGCGGTTTATAACTACCTTCCAAACTGTTCAGATAGCAATGCTGTCTATATTGACTTTTGAACTCTACTTTCTTGAAAAAAACCCTCAAGAAGGAGTTCTGCTTTATTGCATAGTTATTTCTTATGTACTACAAGGTATGATAGGGGGGACTTATAAGCCTGCATACAATGCTTTAATTATGGACTCGACAAATAAAGATAATCGAAGAGATATCTATAGATTTAATTATTGGACTACTAACTTGTCGCTGGCTGTAGGTACAAGTATAGGAGGTTGGTTCTCTAGTAACCATTTAATATCTTTGTACTTAACTTCAATATTTATTTTAATTCTAGTAACAATTGGCTTTTTCATTATTATAGAAAATGATAACCAAATATTTCGAAAAGAAGTTAGACAAAACAACTTTTTCGTTAATCTTTTTAACAATTATAAGGAGGCACTTAAAAATAAGGATTGGGTAATTTTTTTATTGGGTAGCGCATTTATTTTTTCTGTTGAGTTCTCATTGATTTACTACTCTAATATAAGGCTTGCAAGGGATTTCTCTCAATTTAGTATATTAGGAATTAACATTTCAGGCATTAGGATGTTTTCTGTTTTACAATTGATTAACACTATTTTAGTTGTTTTTTGCACTTTTCAAATTGGTAGAGTAGTTGAGAAATGGTCAACAAAAAATGCTCTTTTAATCGGCGTATTTCTATATATATGTGGTTACAGCTTAATTTCATATAACCTAAATTTTTATATACTTATCCTCTGTGTAGTCATTGCAACCATTGGAGAGCTTATTTTTTCTCCGAATTGGCAGGCAGCACAAATAGAGTTTATTCCAAAGGACAAAAGGGGATCTTTTTCCGCATTGTCAGCATTATCAAATGTGTTGGCTCTATTAATGGCAAGTGGTTATCTATTATTATCAGGTCACTTAACTTTATCAATTATAAGCATACTGATATTTATAATAGGGTTTGTTGGATTAATACTAGTATCATTAACGCTTGTGTTGAAAAATCGATTAGAGTAG
- a CDS encoding GNAT family N-acetyltransferase, with product MIYRPSNKGDISRLLEIQKEVFEEDLQKYQDYDTNPACETWEKMEKSIEIAHHFTIFDRDDNILGAIDIRGNDERMHINKIFIKTECQNSGMGTKAMDFVQKEYTSAKLWTLYTPHLSYRNHYFYEKMGFSKIKEVKVSDRLTLFKYEKYVLQTEV from the coding sequence ATGATATATCGTCCATCCAATAAGGGAGATATCTCAAGGTTGCTCGAAATTCAGAAGGAGGTTTTTGAAGAAGATTTACAGAAGTATCAGGATTACGATACCAATCCTGCATGTGAAACGTGGGAAAAAATGGAGAAAAGTATAGAGATTGCGCATCATTTCACAATTTTCGATAGAGATGATAATATTCTTGGAGCCATTGACATTAGAGGGAATGATGAAAGGATGCATATAAATAAAATATTCATCAAAACAGAATGTCAAAATTCTGGTATGGGCACAAAAGCGATGGATTTTGTTCAAAAAGAATATACCAGTGCAAAATTATGGACTCTATATACTCCACATTTAAGCTATAGAAATCATTATTTTTATGAAAAAATGGGATTCTCTAAGATTAAAGAGGTTAAGGTTTCAGATAGACTAACACTCTTTAAATATGAAAAATATGTTCTGCAGACAGAAGTATGA